One genomic window of Candidatus Kuenenia stuttgartiensis includes the following:
- a CDS encoding tetratricopeptide repeat protein gives MSSVFADANSEANKFYLDAYNLYKLGKLDESLVLLEKVITLNPNHPEAHFGMGSIYFRQEKFQKAVEAFTKVTEIKPNYVEAYQRLWLAYKKLGMSEKAEQELLKYRKLIEDRMQSMSGGSPQVVKPTAPAQKEPAKEKEPAKEQEEKPAEPAETKQVARPVPEKITPSGTTKSPESHVTESKPAEKEPVAEVAKTEVKKQPEPVAVVPVKPQKKEAQSPSVVVPPESPPVVPETRPLRPESPSVELKYKPHLDTESAAKYKKSYKGDDPTLKGFIRKLKSTASFLIKNPFRRSDGATEKSYFAKLVKGAVYYVVVIQIWLCVAAALCIYFSKPRSNDKGNV, from the coding sequence ATGTCTTCTGTATTTGCCGACGCAAATAGCGAAGCAAACAAATTTTACCTGGATGCGTACAATCTGTACAAGCTGGGGAAACTGGATGAATCTCTGGTATTGCTGGAAAAGGTAATAACTTTGAATCCCAATCACCCAGAGGCTCATTTTGGGATGGGAAGCATATACTTCCGCCAGGAAAAATTCCAAAAAGCCGTTGAAGCATTTACGAAGGTGACGGAAATCAAACCTAATTATGTGGAGGCATATCAACGGCTCTGGCTGGCATATAAAAAACTGGGCATGAGTGAAAAAGCCGAACAGGAACTCCTAAAATACCGCAAACTGATAGAAGACCGTATGCAGTCAATGTCGGGTGGTTCGCCTCAGGTGGTAAAACCAACGGCTCCCGCACAAAAGGAACCTGCGAAAGAAAAGGAACCTGCGAAAGAACAGGAAGAGAAACCAGCAGAACCGGCAGAAACAAAACAAGTGGCAAGGCCAGTGCCGGAAAAAATAACCCCATCGGGAACAACTAAATCGCCGGAATCGCATGTGACGGAATCCAAGCCGGCTGAAAAAGAACCCGTGGCCGAAGTTGCGAAAACGGAGGTGAAAAAGCAACCGGAACCCGTTGCCGTAGTACCTGTGAAACCGCAAAAAAAAGAGGCACAATCGCCTTCTGTTGTTGTTCCGCCGGAATCTCCGCCGGTTGTACCGGAAACAAGGCCTTTAAGACCGGAAAGTCCGTCGGTTGAACTGAAATATAAACCGCATCTCGATACGGAGTCTGCCGCCAAATATAAAAAATCTTACAAAGGCGACGATCCTACCCTGAAGGGTTTCATTAGAAAATTAAAATCCACGGCTTCATTTTTGATTAAAAATCCTTTCCGTAGAAGCGACGGAGCAACGGAAAAATCTTATTTTGCAAAACTGGTAAAGGGTGCAGTATATTATGTAGTGGTAATTCAAATTTGGTTATGCGTTGCTGCGGCGCTATGCATTTATTTTTCTAAACCGAGAAGTAACGACAAGGGAAATGTCTGA
- a CDS encoding DUF2283 domain-containing protein codes for MGREIKVWYDQEGDYLEVLFDRKEGFFKETENDAVMEKVDKDGEVIGFSILKVSALKTQKPISLILKPDYQKKTITNSST; via the coding sequence ATGGGAAGAGAAATAAAAGTATGGTACGACCAGGAAGGGGATTACCTTGAAGTGTTGTTTGATAGGAAAGAAGGTTTTTTTAAAGAAACTGAGAATGATGCTGTTATGGAAAAAGTAGATAAGGATGGAGAAGTTATTGGTTTTTCAATATTAAAAGTAAGCGCATTAAAGACACAAAAACCCATTTCCTTAATTCTTAAACCTGATTATCAAAAAAAGACTATAACAAATAGTTCTACCTAA
- a CDS encoding addiction module protein: MTAYLRNLPIEERIRLVEDIWDSIATDQAALPLTDEQKEELDRRLNAYESERLKGRLAGEAISDIRKRL, encoded by the coding sequence ATGACAGCTTATTTACGTAATCTCCCGATTGAAGAGAGGATAAGACTGGTTGAGGATATCTGGGATAGCATTGCTACTGATCAAGCGGCATTGCCATTAACCGATGAACAAAAAGAGGAACTTGACCGACGCTTGAATGCTTACGAATCGGAACGACTTAAAGGCCGCTTAGCCGGTGAAGCAATATCTGACATTAGGAAACGATTGTGA
- the aspS gene encoding aspartate--tRNA ligase — translation MSKLKRTCTCGQLRLKEVDSTVVLMGWVDSVRDHGGVIFIDLRDREGITQVVFNPDTANKSCELAHQLRSEYVIAIKGKVAARPAGTVNPDLATGEIEVLADELEIFNKSETPPFEIIDNSNVSLELRLKYRYLDLRRSEMQTHLIFRHKVCQTIREYFNTRGFIDIETPVLTKSTPEGARDYLVPSRVNHGKVYALPQSPQLFKQVLMVSGFDRYFQIVRCFRDEDLRAQRQPEFTQIDMEMSFVDEEDIIQVIEGLIAAIFEKVVGKPVNLPFPRLLYQESMASYGCDAPDLRFGMRIQDVSHIVKESNFKVFLETINSGGQVRAINAAGCGHYSRKDIDELTEFVSQFGARGLAWFKVEETGLVSSITKFFPPEILQKIQQHMNAKAGDLLLFVADKEKVVSQSLAHLRTHLGHKNNLINAEEFNFVWIVDFPLFEYNEDAKRYVALHHPFTSPRSEDIPFLEEKPLEVRARAYDLVLNGVELGGGSIRIHSPEIQKRVFRLLGINDNDAYQKFGFLLDALKFGAPPHGGIALGIDRMIALLLHLDDIREVIAFPKTQKATCPMTEAPSEADPQQLKELGISLA, via the coding sequence ATGTCTAAATTAAAGCGAACGTGTACGTGTGGACAGTTGCGCTTAAAAGAGGTCGATTCAACGGTAGTTTTGATGGGATGGGTAGATAGCGTTCGGGACCACGGAGGAGTAATTTTTATCGATCTCAGGGACAGAGAGGGAATTACCCAGGTGGTTTTTAATCCTGACACGGCAAATAAATCATGTGAACTTGCACATCAATTAAGATCTGAATACGTTATCGCAATAAAGGGAAAGGTTGCTGCCAGGCCCGCCGGTACCGTCAATCCGGATTTAGCTACCGGCGAGATAGAGGTGCTTGCCGATGAGCTTGAAATTTTTAATAAATCCGAAACGCCGCCATTTGAAATCATTGACAATTCCAACGTTTCATTAGAATTAAGGCTGAAATATCGTTATCTGGACCTGAGACGTTCAGAAATGCAAACGCATTTAATTTTCCGTCATAAGGTGTGCCAGACTATACGTGAATATTTTAACACACGGGGTTTTATTGATATTGAGACGCCTGTACTGACAAAGAGTACCCCCGAGGGCGCCAGGGACTATCTGGTTCCCAGCAGGGTGAATCATGGCAAGGTATATGCTTTACCGCAATCTCCGCAACTATTTAAGCAGGTGCTTATGGTTTCAGGGTTTGACCGCTATTTTCAAATCGTCCGGTGTTTCCGGGACGAAGATCTCCGCGCACAACGGCAACCGGAGTTTACCCAAATCGATATGGAAATGTCTTTTGTGGATGAGGAGGATATTATACAGGTTATCGAAGGGCTGATTGCTGCGATTTTTGAAAAGGTTGTGGGGAAACCGGTCAACCTGCCGTTCCCCAGATTATTGTATCAGGAGTCCATGGCGTCCTATGGATGCGACGCCCCTGATTTACGATTCGGTATGAGGATACAGGATGTTTCTCACATTGTAAAAGAATCAAACTTTAAGGTTTTTTTAGAGACAATTAACTCCGGCGGGCAGGTGCGGGCGATAAACGCGGCAGGGTGCGGGCATTATTCGAGAAAAGATATAGATGAATTAACGGAATTTGTAAGCCAGTTTGGCGCCAGGGGGCTGGCCTGGTTCAAAGTGGAAGAAACAGGTCTGGTTTCCTCAATAACTAAATTTTTTCCTCCGGAAATATTGCAGAAAATTCAGCAGCACATGAATGCTAAAGCCGGTGATTTGCTCCTGTTTGTTGCGGATAAGGAAAAGGTCGTATCCCAATCCCTGGCGCATCTCCGGACGCATCTTGGTCATAAAAACAATCTTATCAATGCAGAGGAATTTAATTTTGTATGGATTGTTGATTTCCCGCTGTTCGAATATAATGAAGATGCGAAACGTTACGTGGCCCTCCATCACCCGTTTACCTCGCCCCGGTCTGAAGATATTCCTTTCCTGGAGGAAAAACCCTTGGAAGTCAGGGCAAGGGCATACGATCTCGTGCTGAATGGCGTGGAGCTTGGAGGAGGCAGTATTCGTATTCATTCCCCTGAAATACAGAAAAGGGTGTTTCGCCTGCTGGGGATAAACGATAACGATGCGTATCAGAAATTTGGATTTCTGCTGGATGCGTTAAAATTCGGAGCACCGCCCCATGGCGGAATTGCATTGGGAATTGACCGCATGATTGCATTGTTGTTGCACCTTGACGATATCCGGGAAGTAATCGCATTTCCAAAAACACAGAAAGCTACCTGCCCCATGACGGAAGCCCCTTCTGAAGCAGACCCGCAACAATTAAAAGAACTGGGCATAAGCCTTGCCTGA
- a CDS encoding type II toxin-antitoxin system RelE/ParE family toxin, which yields MSLKVYLRPEAEADIEDAATWYDRQRKGLGQEFLDDVLVALDTISENPNIYPVVHRQSRRAVVRRFPFGIFYRVDEDSVVVLAVMHGSRHPRHWKKRT from the coding sequence GTGAGTCTTAAGGTTTATCTTCGACCAGAAGCTGAAGCAGATATTGAAGATGCTGCGACGTGGTATGATAGGCAACGTAAAGGTCTTGGCCAAGAGTTTCTTGATGACGTTCTTGTTGCATTAGATACAATCTCAGAAAATCCGAATATTTACCCCGTAGTGCATAGGCAAAGTCGCCGTGCTGTAGTGCGCCGATTTCCTTTTGGGATATTTTATCGAGTCGATGAAGACTCGGTTGTGGTACTTGCCGTTATGCATGGCAGTCGTCATCCACGGCACTGGAAAAAAAGAACATAA
- the hisS gene encoding histidine--tRNA ligase, whose product MNVETDKKSGYVFKAPRGTEDVLPGNWDLWKKLEEAGRQEFELCGYYEIRTPVFEDTRLFVRSIGEATDIVEKEMYTFSDSEDSSITLRPENTAPVMRAYLEYELHKTKKFQKYYYIGPQFRKERPQAGRLRQFHQMGIEAVGANDPLLDVETIGVAVRIFERIGLKGYNVKINSIGCNECRPVFRNIIKDILCERETALCELCQSRLHRNVFRILDCKNEKCKEVTHQLPPVNDYLCEECRIHANSVREALVGIGIPYIADAHLVRGLDYYTKTVFEITHSSLGARDAICAGGRYDNLIADMGGPSIGAVGFAIGMEATILAMQNVLNKKKQPVHLEINEPAPTVYIVSIDKEIKKHCFYLLNLLRKSGISADLDYEGRSPKAQMRVANKLGVKYVLVLGPDELERGNVKVKIMETGEEVIVRQDEILNWFLQKR is encoded by the coding sequence ATGAACGTAGAAACCGATAAGAAATCAGGATATGTATTTAAAGCCCCCAGAGGCACTGAAGATGTTTTGCCAGGCAATTGGGATTTGTGGAAGAAACTGGAGGAGGCGGGCCGTCAGGAGTTCGAATTATGCGGATACTATGAAATCCGCACCCCGGTTTTTGAAGACACGCGCCTTTTTGTAAGAAGCATAGGCGAGGCGACTGATATTGTGGAAAAAGAGATGTATACCTTTTCAGACAGTGAAGATTCGAGCATAACATTGCGTCCTGAAAATACCGCGCCTGTTATGCGGGCATATCTGGAATATGAACTGCACAAAACAAAAAAATTTCAAAAGTACTATTACATCGGTCCGCAATTCAGGAAAGAACGCCCTCAGGCAGGCAGACTTCGCCAGTTCCACCAGATGGGGATAGAAGCGGTTGGCGCAAACGACCCATTACTCGACGTAGAAACGATTGGTGTTGCAGTGAGGATTTTTGAGCGTATCGGGTTGAAAGGTTACAATGTGAAGATCAATTCAATAGGTTGTAATGAATGCAGGCCGGTATTCAGAAATATCATAAAGGACATCCTCTGCGAGCGCGAGACTGCATTATGCGAACTTTGCCAATCACGGCTTCACAGGAATGTATTTCGTATACTTGATTGCAAGAATGAAAAATGCAAGGAAGTAACACATCAACTGCCGCCTGTGAATGACTATCTCTGTGAAGAATGCCGTATTCATGCAAATAGCGTCAGAGAAGCCTTGGTGGGAATAGGCATCCCTTATATTGCGGATGCGCATCTTGTGAGAGGGTTGGATTACTATACGAAAACGGTTTTCGAAATTACCCATTCTTCATTAGGTGCCCGCGATGCAATCTGCGCCGGCGGGAGGTACGACAATCTGATCGCCGATATGGGAGGGCCTTCCATCGGTGCTGTCGGGTTTGCGATAGGAATGGAGGCAACTATTCTTGCGATGCAAAATGTATTAAACAAAAAAAAACAGCCTGTTCATCTCGAAATTAACGAGCCTGCGCCAACGGTTTACATCGTTTCTATCGACAAGGAGATCAAAAAGCATTGCTTTTACCTGCTCAACCTTTTGAGAAAGTCCGGTATTTCCGCGGATCTGGATTATGAAGGGAGGAGTCCGAAGGCACAAATGCGTGTTGCAAATAAACTGGGGGTAAAATACGTTCTGGTGCTGGGGCCTGATGAATTGGAAAGGGGTAATGTTAAGGTAAAAATAATGGAAACGGGCGAAGAGGTTATCGTAAGGCAGGATGAGATACTCAATTGGTTCCTTCAAAAACGATAA
- a CDS encoding M16 family metallopeptidase: MIQTKRLISFAIVNFLVIFLISLKAHAEPLKLDVKEHVLGNGLKLLMLEKHEVPIVCLRINFRVGSVDERPGITGVSHLFEHMMFKGTKIFGTKDYAVEKPLLEKEDALVAEIAWETGKELHDKKKIAALEKELQTTRGRLRDLAVKDEIFSLYLRHGAVGLNAATSSDGTFYICNIPANKLELWAFIESDRMKNRVLREFYSERDVVMEERRTRTETSPFGALIEQLNAVTFIAHPYRLPTIGWSSDIQNLTKAETAGYFEQYYTPNNAVIVMVGNFKQDDAIKLIEKYFGDIPRQPDPPKVKTAEPEQKGERRIEVEFDSNPYMAISYHISGIDHPDIYALDVLSSLLSDGRTSRLYKSMIEGKRIAVMANAGIGVGRFPETFTFYAAPRAPHTVEEVEAAFYEEVELLKTKPPSEWELQKIKNQLEASFIRRLESASGLASEIGYYEIISDWRYINTVLEKVSEVTAEDVTRVAKKYLIKKNRTVAMLVKKENGESAK; the protein is encoded by the coding sequence ATGATACAAACGAAACGTCTCATATCTTTTGCAATCGTGAATTTTTTAGTCATCTTTCTTATTTCACTGAAGGCGCATGCCGAACCGCTCAAATTAGACGTAAAGGAACACGTTCTCGGGAACGGCCTGAAGCTGCTCATGCTGGAGAAACACGAGGTGCCTATTGTCTGCCTTCGGATTAATTTCCGGGTAGGTTCTGTGGATGAAAGGCCTGGTATTACCGGCGTTTCTCATCTCTTCGAGCACATGATGTTTAAGGGAACAAAAATATTTGGAACGAAAGATTATGCTGTCGAAAAACCGTTGCTTGAAAAAGAAGACGCGCTGGTAGCAGAAATTGCATGGGAAACCGGAAAAGAACTCCATGACAAGAAAAAAATTGCCGCATTAGAAAAAGAATTGCAAACGACAAGGGGAAGACTGCGGGATTTGGCGGTAAAGGATGAAATATTTTCCCTCTACCTGCGACATGGTGCGGTCGGATTAAATGCTGCAACATCTTCTGACGGCACGTTCTATATCTGCAACATTCCCGCAAATAAACTGGAGTTGTGGGCTTTTATCGAATCAGACCGAATGAAAAACCGCGTATTAAGGGAATTCTATTCCGAACGTGACGTTGTAATGGAAGAGCGGCGGACAAGAACGGAAACAAGCCCGTTTGGCGCATTAATAGAACAACTTAATGCGGTAACATTTATTGCGCATCCCTATCGTTTGCCCACAATAGGATGGAGTTCAGATATTCAAAATCTAACAAAGGCGGAAACCGCCGGGTATTTTGAACAATATTATACCCCGAATAATGCCGTGATTGTGATGGTAGGGAATTTTAAGCAGGATGATGCAATAAAACTGATTGAAAAATATTTTGGCGATATTCCCCGCCAGCCTGACCCGCCAAAAGTTAAGACCGCTGAGCCTGAGCAAAAGGGAGAGCGGCGGATAGAGGTGGAGTTTGATTCGAACCCTTATATGGCTATTTCATATCACATTTCGGGAATAGACCACCCCGACATCTATGCATTGGATGTATTGAGTTCCCTTCTTTCTGACGGAAGAACATCGCGTTTGTATAAATCTATGATCGAGGGAAAACGCATTGCAGTAATGGCGAATGCAGGCATTGGCGTCGGAAGATTTCCGGAAACCTTTACCTTTTATGCCGCCCCCAGAGCCCCCCATACCGTTGAAGAGGTAGAGGCGGCGTTTTATGAGGAAGTAGAATTGCTCAAAACCAAGCCTCCATCTGAATGGGAGTTGCAAAAGATTAAAAATCAATTGGAGGCAAGCTTCATACGAAGGCTGGAAAGTGCCTCCGGCCTTGCCAGTGAGATAGGGTATTATGAGATTATTTCCGACTGGAGGTATATTAACACCGTTCTGGAAAAAGTAAGCGAAGTCACTGCTGAGGATGTCACAAGGGTTGCAAAGAAATATCTGATAAAGAAAAACCGTACCGTTGCTATGTTGGTTAAGAAAGAAAATGGGGAGAGTGCAAAGTGA
- a CDS encoding nucleotidyltransferase domain-containing protein yields MNRCFAVYSRIEQVVLCGSRAIGNYKDGSDIDLTILTLKNRKYLISSRLGRTICYSLFLIIRFKN; encoded by the coding sequence ATCAATCGTTGCTTTGCTGTATATTCCAGAATTGAGCAAGTGGTTCTCTGTGGCTCCCGTGCTATAGGAAATTACAAGGATGGCTCTGATATTGATTTGACAATTTTGACTTTGAAAAATCGCAAATATCTAATATCTAGCAGGTTAGGTAGAACTATTTGTTATAGTCTTTTTTTGATAATCAGGTTTAAGAATTAA
- a CDS encoding tetratricopeptide repeat protein, whose product MKQKMLIMILCASFVVLLTSVGFYIYLKRQHHSLSYLQMAGEYVQQGKYDDAIHLLKETLRNNPHIAEAHAALGMIYNKKDLPDESLQELKIALTMKPDLISIYQEMYKVYKKKGMEEEAQKALGSYEKLKGNE is encoded by the coding sequence ATGAAACAAAAAATGCTTATTATGATTCTATGCGCGTCATTTGTCGTGCTGCTAACTTCAGTTGGCTTTTATATATATTTGAAGCGCCAACACCATTCATTATCGTACCTGCAAATGGCTGGAGAATATGTGCAGCAGGGGAAATACGACGACGCCATTCATTTATTGAAAGAGACATTGCGTAATAATCCTCACATTGCGGAGGCGCATGCCGCGTTGGGCATGATATACAACAAAAAAGACCTGCCCGATGAATCTTTGCAGGAATTGAAAATTGCGCTAACGATGAAACCTGACCTTATAAGTATTTATCAGGAAATGTATAAGGTTTACAAGAAAAAGGGCATGGAGGAAGAAGCACAAAAGGCTTTAGGTTCTTATGAAAAATTGAAAGGAAACGAATAA
- a CDS encoding M16 family metallopeptidase produces the protein MSIKRYQHLIICVVCFVCVFSINNFRTLRAEHQKEVPPSSGKPKSEGARILSKFKFAPLGFNPPKAERLVLDNGVILYLLENHDLPIINVTARIRTGAIYEPAEKAGLASLTGDVMRSGGTVSMPPDKMNEELEFIAASVETFIGRESGGASLSVLKKDMDKGLRIFADVLRNPAFPEDKIRMEKDETIESIRRENDRPQQIAGREFRKILYESSHPYSRRVDGTLESIEKITRNDMIAFHKKFFRPNNIIIGISGDFDRKAMISKLNEVFKGWEKGKNIIPDIPKVKYELNKSVNYVYKDINQANVIMGHLGIHRRSPDYFPIEIMNFILGGGGFNARITSRIRSDEGLAYSAFSSFQTSQDLGMFYVMCQTKLESTNRAISIALEEIERMRTTPVDNEELTHAKETFLNQFVFRFTTSASIVAQMVDIEYEGLPLDYLETYENNIQAVSVEDIKRVAQKYLHPDKICILVVGNKDKFDKPLDTFGKVNEVLLE, from the coding sequence GTGAGCATAAAAAGATATCAGCATCTTATTATATGTGTAGTCTGTTTCGTATGTGTTTTTTCTATAAACAATTTCCGGACACTACGTGCGGAGCACCAAAAAGAGGTACCTCCCTCCTCCGGCAAGCCTAAATCCGAAGGAGCAAGGATATTATCAAAATTTAAATTTGCACCTCTCGGCTTTAATCCTCCAAAGGCAGAGAGGCTGGTGTTGGATAACGGCGTAATCCTTTACTTGCTGGAAAATCATGATTTACCGATTATAAATGTAACGGCGCGAATCAGAACAGGGGCTATTTATGAACCAGCGGAAAAGGCCGGGCTGGCAAGTTTGACGGGAGATGTTATGCGGAGCGGTGGCACGGTATCCATGCCGCCTGACAAAATGAATGAGGAACTGGAATTCATAGCAGCCTCAGTGGAGACTTTTATAGGCAGAGAGTCAGGCGGTGCAAGCCTCTCCGTGCTTAAAAAAGACATGGACAAAGGGCTTAGGATTTTTGCCGACGTGCTGAGAAATCCCGCATTTCCCGAAGACAAAATAAGGATGGAAAAGGATGAAACCATTGAATCCATCCGAAGGGAAAACGACCGGCCACAGCAAATCGCAGGGAGAGAATTTCGCAAGATACTCTATGAAAGCAGTCATCCGTACAGCAGAAGAGTGGACGGCACTCTGGAATCCATAGAAAAAATTACGAGAAACGACATGATTGCATTTCATAAAAAATTTTTCCGTCCGAACAATATAATAATTGGCATTTCCGGCGATTTTGACCGAAAAGCGATGATTAGTAAATTGAATGAGGTTTTTAAGGGATGGGAAAAGGGGAAAAACATTATCCCTGATATACCAAAGGTCAAATACGAACTAAACAAATCGGTAAACTACGTATATAAAGACATCAATCAGGCAAACGTCATCATGGGGCACCTGGGGATACACAGGAGGAGCCCTGACTATTTCCCCATTGAGATTATGAATTTTATTCTTGGCGGCGGAGGGTTTAATGCCCGAATAACAAGCAGGATACGTTCCGATGAAGGGCTTGCTTATTCAGCATTTAGCAGTTTTCAAACATCTCAGGACCTTGGCATGTTTTATGTAATGTGCCAGACCAAACTGGAATCCACCAATCGCGCTATTTCAATTGCGCTGGAGGAAATCGAAAGAATGCGCACCACACCGGTAGACAATGAAGAATTAACGCATGCCAAAGAGACTTTCTTAAATCAGTTTGTTTTCCGTTTTACTACAAGCGCGAGCATTGTTGCGCAAATGGTAGATATTGAATACGAAGGCCTGCCGCTGGACTATCTGGAAACGTATGAGAATAATATCCAGGCAGTGTCTGTTGAAGACATAAAAAGGGTGGCACAAAAATATTTACACCCGGACAAAATCTGCATCCTTGTTGTTGGAAATAAGGATAAATTTGACAAACCGCTTGACACTTTCGGCAAGGTCAACGAGGTCTTGTTGGAGTAA
- a CDS encoding TlpA disulfide reductase family protein: MKKNCLFVVTIISALFFSFVSQVSFAKELAHNQEAAKQLELLRKNLSGLTEMKLKDAENFYKDFLKDLKKLEKKYEGTWEGLEATFFIGNVYNMTRKFDEAVKCFDTVLSQEGVDKNFKARTLYFKIQALLGKGDVVNAKKTIAALKEIEPQAAASFRGDLSNTTQMGVEAPMFSVKDVNGKTVNLADYKGEVVLLFFWATWAEPCIQEFPKIMRMYTNLGSQGVKFIGISLDNDLENLISFMQQERFDWPQIFDGEQFKGELAQLYNVQNLPLIYVLDRKSKVRYIGNEIRGITMTVAAILSETESEDIPSFR; this comes from the coding sequence ATGAAGAAAAATTGTCTTTTTGTTGTAACAATAATTTCGGCACTGTTTTTTTCTTTTGTAAGCCAGGTATCTTTTGCAAAGGAGCTTGCACATAATCAGGAAGCTGCAAAACAACTTGAATTGCTAAGAAAAAACCTGAGCGGGTTAACGGAAATGAAATTAAAAGATGCTGAAAATTTCTACAAAGATTTCCTTAAGGATTTAAAAAAACTGGAAAAAAAATACGAGGGAACCTGGGAGGGTCTGGAAGCAACCTTTTTTATCGGTAATGTGTACAACATGACGAGAAAATTTGATGAGGCGGTAAAATGCTTTGATACTGTATTGAGTCAGGAAGGGGTCGACAAAAATTTTAAGGCGCGAACGCTTTATTTTAAAATACAGGCCCTTCTGGGTAAGGGTGACGTTGTAAATGCAAAAAAAACTATTGCGGCATTAAAAGAAATAGAACCCCAGGCTGCCGCCAGTTTTAGAGGAGACTTGAGCAACACTACACAAATGGGTGTGGAAGCCCCAATGTTCAGCGTAAAGGATGTAAATGGAAAGACTGTTAACCTGGCGGACTACAAGGGCGAGGTTGTTCTCTTGTTTTTCTGGGCGACATGGGCAGAACCATGCATCCAGGAATTTCCGAAGATCATGAGAATGTACACCAATTTGGGAAGTCAGGGGGTGAAATTCATAGGAATAAGTCTGGATAATGATCTTGAAAACCTTATAAGTTTTATGCAACAAGAACGGTTTGATTGGCCGCAGATATTTGACGGAGAACAATTTAAAGGTGAACTGGCCCAACTTTATAATGTGCAGAATTTACCCTTGATATATGTATTAGACAGGAAAAGCAAGGTACGCTATATTGGAAATGAAATTCGTGGAATAACAATGACTGTTGCAGCAATCCTTTCCGAAACCGAATCTGAGGATATACCTTCATTCAGGTAG
- a CDS encoding SAM-dependent methyltransferase, producing MGFTLDKVVPWGRSYDEYIRMFGLTEGDLVLHILGCGDGPAAFNSALSKRGGNVVSVDPIYVFDTAQIRSRVSDTYEAVMTQMRKNKNDYVWGRAIPSVEQPGNVRMSAMEIFLADFETGKQEGRYIAGELPSLPFKSGQFDIALSSHFLFLYSAHLSAEFHLQALQEMLRVAREVRVFPLLALDSTPSSHLDFVSKHLENHGFGVEVKRVPYEFQRGGNEMLAIKPVYNPVFERDCAKVRSPSI from the coding sequence ATGGGATTTACGCTCGACAAAGTTGTACCGTGGGGGCGTTCGTATGACGAATACATCCGCATGTTCGGCCTCACAGAGGGCGATCTGGTGCTTCATATTCTCGGCTGCGGTGATGGCCCTGCCGCATTCAATTCCGCACTGAGCAAGCGCGGTGGTAACGTCGTCTCAGTCGATCCGATCTATGTTTTTGATACTGCGCAGATTAGAAGCCGCGTCTCTGATACGTATGAAGCCGTGATGACACAAATGCGCAAGAACAAAAACGACTACGTTTGGGGGAGAGCTATTCCGTCAGTGGAACAACCCGGGAATGTTCGCATGTCAGCAATGGAAATTTTCCTTGCTGACTTCGAAACAGGAAAACAGGAAGGCCGATACATTGCAGGGGAGTTACCGTCGTTACCTTTCAAAAGCGGACAATTCGACATCGCCTTATCGTCTCATTTTCTATTTTTGTACAGCGCCCACTTATCGGCGGAGTTTCATCTTCAGGCTCTTCAAGAAATGTTGCGTGTTGCTCGCGAAGTGCGTGTGTTTCCACTGCTTGCGCTCGATAGCACGCCATCATCCCACCTTGATTTTGTGAGCAAACACCTTGAGAATCACGGCTTCGGCGTTGAGGTCAAGCGTGTTCCTTACGAGTTTCAGCGAGGTGGCAATGAAATGCTGGCTATTAAACCTGTGTATAACCCTGTATTCGAGAGGGACTGCGCAAAAGTGCGCAGCCCCTCAATTTGA